A genomic window from Populus alba chromosome 19, ASM523922v2, whole genome shotgun sequence includes:
- the LOC118038730 gene encoding LOW QUALITY PROTEIN: serine/threonine-protein kinase TIO-like (The sequence of the model RefSeq protein was modified relative to this genomic sequence to represent the inferred CDS: deleted 2 bases in 2 codons) — MGVENYHVIELVGEGSFGKVYKGRRKYTGQTVAMKFIMKHGKSDKDIHNLRQEIEILRKLKHENIIEMLDSFESPQEFCVVTEFAQGELFEVLEDDKSLPEEQVQAIAKQLVRALHYLHSNRIIHRDMKPQNILIGAGSVVKLCDFGFARAMSTNTVVLRSIKGTPLYMAPELVREQPYNHSADLWSLGVILYELFVGQPPFYTNSVYALIRHIVKDPVKYPDDMSLNFKSFLKGLLNKVPQNRLSWPMLLDHPFVKETSEELDGRVMCAATSAPRECDAARRGEENNMQASTGLIASNPGRSNSVAALENCNPPKSHSDADLNCPNAVTGSSSPQEEFPGFASPNDVKQSGNQILDRLESNSLTVKGANIIGQDNEALTIILLPLRKWSKESLHSWRDQDVLTTRQSLRIISNLAAAGATGGLVNEILSELLNFTANVVSLKSSELSDLLAKSFSIIKLQLDNIGSAISTSYFKHWVALAEIFSQIVGGHEENSGSVLLESCACIATMLSAVDDGLKATSLTSEAAPTPVMHEAMKQILDHAKTCGLVENLSLCLATSGSSLVSGSLNMLRAACEACRATWSLIDAVETLFRKENLYLFPLNSLQSHSLPCLDIRDQERSSLVGTDSARIIEAVTRAFLRSKAVQVAIFYCLKQRIEPALSASIQILSRCCLHNAMVPGVLCGLPSSLPVTTVVSGGGDKTILSEIFAILSWCASNKDPETSNLKSKLANSSTVVLNSCLLLAIIAQCLKSTGRNSALFMLTSSPKNQLSRLSIIGHQFSLDDKMKISLQPHCASAMLALASILSLESGASVESSISEIAVPLIPRSATLCEHLKISPVEGNELGPRNMNILSYWHGIRDGCVGLLESRLKWGGPLAVKQLCASGMPLLLIDLLSNNRSITSHQGIDSTKDQVGLSPIGVVWAVSSICHCLSGGAPFFRQILLRSEHVKDITELISDVHLKLVKSWSGPGGGKDGVRDAVNAVIDILAFPFVAVQNTPSLPSATASVNNGFLLNMGSPGGKIFIEDKDMAKAIEEDMGKYLKILLEVGLPGIILRCVEYMELKDLGRPVAFLAKMIGHRPFAIQLIGRGLLNPNMVKRLLDKMSPREVLLDVLMIVSDLARMDEGLGFYEHINGASILEFLKKFLTHEDPNIRAKTCSALGNMCRHSPYFYGSLARSRIISLLIDRCSDPDKRTRKFACFAIGNAAYHNDMLYDELRRSIPQLANLLLSAEEDKTKANAAGALSNLVRNSSKLCDDIVSKGAMQALLKLVADCSAVALNPMRRDAVNESPLKIALFSLAKMCAHLPCRQFLRSSELFPVIGRLRQSPEATIANYATVIIRRVADS; from the exons atgggaGTTGAGAACTATCACGTGATAGAGCTAGTAGGTGAAGGCTCGTTTGGCAAAGTTTACAAAGGAAGGCGCAAGTACACGGGCCAG ACTGTTGCGatgaaatttattatgaaacatGGGAAAAGCGACAAGGATATTCATAATTTGAGACAGGAAATTGAG ATTCTAAGAAAGCTGAAGcatgaaaatattattgaaatgcTTGATTCCTTTGAAAGCCCACAAGAGTTCTGTGTTGTCACGGAATTTGCGCAG GGTGAACTATTTGAGGTACTAGAGGATGACAAGTCCCTTCCTGAAGAACAGGTTCAAGCGATTGCGAAACAGCTG GTTAGAGCACTTCACTATTTGCATTCCAATCGTATCATCCATCGGGACATGAAGCCGCAAAACATACTTATTGGTGCGGGTTCAGTTGTGAAG CTTTGCGATTTTGGCTTCGCTCGTGCTATGTCCACAAATACTGTGGTTTTGCGATCCATAAAAG GCACACCACTATACATGGCTCCAGAACTTGTACGAGAGCAACCATACAATCACAGTGCTGATTTATGGTCCCTTGGAGTTATCCT GTATGAATTATTTGTTGGCCAGCCTCCATTTTATACGAATTCAGTTTATGCACTCATCCGTCATATTGTGAAG GATCCAGTAAAATATCCTGATGACATGAGTCTGAATTTCAAAAGCTTTCTTAAGGGGTTGCTCAACAAGGTGCCTCAAAATAGATTGAGTTGGCCTATGCTTCTTGATCATCCATTTGTTAAAGAAACCTCAGAGGAGCTGGATGGCAGG GTAATGTGTGCTGCAACTTCTGCACCCAGAGAATGTGATGCAGCACGGAGGggtgaagaaaataatatgcaaGCATCAACTGGTTTGATTGCCTCAAATCCTG GTAGAAGCAATTCTGTTGCTGCTCTTGAGAACTGTAATCCTCCGAAGTCTCACAGTGATGCTGATTTAAATTGTCCTAATGCAGTCACAGGCAGCTCCTCGCCACAGGAGGAGTTCCCTGGATTTGCAAGTCCTAATGATGTTAAACAATCAG GCAATCAGATATTGGATAGATTGGAAAGCAATTCACTTACAGTTAAAGGTGCCAATATAATTGGTCAGGATAACGAAGCATTAACGATTATTCTACTACCATTGAGAAAATGGTCAAAAGAATCTCTGCATTCTTGGAG ggatcaagaTGTTCTTACTACAAGGCAGTCACTGAGAATTATTTCAAACTTAGCTGCAGCTGGTGCAACTGGTGGCCTAGTTAATGAAATACTTAGTGAACTTCTTAATTTCACTGCCAATGTAGTCAGCTTGAAATCCTCTGAACTTAGTGACTTATTAGCAAAG AGTTTCTCTATAATAAAACTACAATTAGACAATATTGGGAGTGCCATTTCAACTTCATATTTCAAGCACTGGGTTGCCTTAGCTGAAATTTTTTCACAG ATTGTTGGTGGCCATGAAGAAAACTCGGGAAGTGTTCTGTTAGAGTCCTGTGCTTGCATTGCAACCATGTTATCTGCTGTAGATGATGGTCTTAAAGCAACTTCACTGACTTCTGAGGCAGCTCCTACTCCTGTAATGCATGAAGCGATGAAGCAGATTTTGGATCATGCAAAAACATGTGGATTAGTTGAAAATTTATCTCTTTGCTTAGCAACATCAGGCTCTAGTCTCGTTTCAGGTTCTTTGAACATGTTGCGTGCTGCCTGTGAAGCTTGCAGGGCTACGTGGTCATTGATAGATGCAGTGGAAACACTTTTCAGGAAAGAGAATCTCTATTTATTTCCATTAAATTCTTTGCAAAGTCATTCTTTACCCTGTCTTGACATTCGGGACCAGGAACGAAGTTCATTGGTTGGAACAGATTCAGCAAGAATCATTGAAGCAGTGACAAGAGCATTCTTGAGATCAAAAGCTGTGCAGGTGGCAATTTTCTATTGCCTTAAGCAACGTATAGAGCCAGCCCTCTCCGCTAGTATTCAG ATCTTGTCAAGATGCTGTCTACATAATGCTATGGTTCCTGGTGTTCTTTGCGGCTTGCCTAGTTCTCTTCCTGTAACAACTGTTGTCAGTGGTGGAGGAGATAAAACTATTCTTTCAGAAATATTCGCCATTTTATCTTGGTGTGCATCTAATAAAGATCCTGAAACAAGTAACTTAAAGAGTAAATTAGCGAATTCTTCCACGGTGGTTTTAAATTCATGCCTTCTCCTTGCAATCATTGCTCAATGTTTGAAGTCAACGGGAAGAAATTCAGCCTTGTTTATGTTGACGTCCTCTCCAAAGAATCAGCTGTCCCGACTTTCTATTATTGGCCATCAGTTCTCTCTTGATgacaaaatgaaaatttcattgCAACCTCATTGTGCATCGGCTATGCTGGCTCTCGCATCAATTCTATCTCTTGAAAGTGGAGCTTCTGTTGAATCTTCCATCTCAGAAATTGCGGTGCCTTTGATTCCTCGAAGTGCCACGCTTTGTGAACACCTCAAGATTTCACCTGTGGAAGGAAATGAATTAGGTCCACGCAACATGAATATTCTCTCATATTGGCATGGCATTAGGGATGGTTGTGTGGGCTTGTTGGAATCCAGACTAAAATGGGGAGGTCCATTAGCTGTAAAACAGTTATGTGCAAGTGGCATGCCTCTGCTTCTTATTGATTTGTTAAGCAACAACCGTTCAATTACCTCTCATCAAGGAATTGATAGCACAAAGGATCAAGTCGGGTTATCCCCCATTGGGGTTGTATGGGCAGTTTCTTCAATATGTCACTGCCTTTCTGGTGGAGCTCCG TTTTTTCGTCAAATTTTACTCAGGAGTGAACATGTCAAGGATATCACTGAACTAATCTCAGATGTGCATCTCAAGCTTGTGAAAAGCTGGAGCGGGCCAGGTGGAGGCAAGGATGGTGTCAGAGATGCTGTAAATGCAGTTATAGATATCTTAGCTTTTCCTTTTGTTGCTGTACAAAATACTCCTAGCTTGCCATCAGCTACCGCTTCCGTAAATAACGGGTTCCTTCTCAACATGGGTTCTCCTGGGGGAAAAATATTCATCGAAGACAAGGACATGGCTAAAGCAATTGAGGAAGACATGGGAAAGTATCTAAAAATACTTCTAGAG GTGGGATTACCTGGCATTATACTTCGCTGCGTAGAATACATGGAGTTGAAAGATCTGGGAAGGCCAGTTGCATTTCTTGCCAAAATGATCGGCCACCGACCTTTTGCTATTCAATTAATAGGCAGAGGCTTGTTAAATCCAAACATGGTGAAAAGATTGCTCGATAAA ATGAGTCCGAGAGAGGTCCTGCTTGATGTTTTGATGATTGTTTCCGATCTAGCACGCATGGATGAG GGTTTAGGTTTCTATGAACACATTAATGGGGCTTCTATATTGGAATTCTTGAAGAAGTTTCTGACACATGAAGATCCCAATATTCGTGCAAAAACCTGCAGTGCTCTAGGCAATATGTGTCGGCACAGCCCCTACTTCTACGGTTCGTTG GCAAGATCTCGCATCATAAGTCTTCTCATTGATCGATGTTCTGATCCAGACAAACGCACTAGGAAATTTGCATGCTTTGCT ATTGGAAATGCTGCCTACCATAATGACATGCTGTATGACGAGCTAAGAAGATCTATACCTCAACTAGCAAATTTGCTGCTGTCAGCAGAGGAAGACAAGACTAAAGCAAATGCTGCTGGTGCTTTAAGCAATCTTGTTCGCAACTCGAGCAAACTTTGTGATGACATTGTGTCTAAAGGAGCCATGCAG GCTTTACTAAAGTTGGTAGCTGACTGTTCAGCAGTAGCCCTAAACCCCATGAGGAGAGATGCTGTGAATGAATCACCATTAAAGATAGCTCTCTTTTCATTGGCAAAGATGTGTGCACATCTGCCCTGCAGACAATTCCTCCGTTCATCTGAGTTGTTTCCGGTGATTGGAAGACTTCGGCAGTCCCCAGAAGCAACAATTGCCAATTATGCCACTGTTATCATCAGGAGAGTGGCTGATAGTTGA